The Halotia branconii CENA392 region CAGAAATTGCTGCTGTTTCTTGATCTCGATGGCTAGTTGCAACTGCTAATACTTGATTTTTGGCGACGTAGAAGGCAATAAATTCCTGCTTTTGTAGATCCCCATCTATGATAATTTCGTCCCAACTTTCAGCGTGTCCAACGTAGCGTAACGGAAATTTGAATTGCATTGTCCAGAAAAAGGGCAGTCCTCTAAATTTGACTGATTTTCCCGCCATATTATGAGCTGCAATTCGTCCTTGTTGAGCCGCAACGCGCCAGTGTTCAACACGAATCGATTCGCCTGTGCGCCAGTCAAGATAACGAGCAATATCACCAGCAATGTAGAGTCCATCAGCTGCACGTAAGTATTCATCAACTACAACACTGTGATCTTTAGGATGTAAGTTGACATCTTGCAGAAAATCTGTTGCAGGTTGTACGCCAATCCCTATAATTACTATATTTGCAGCCAAGCGATCGCCATTATCTAAAATTACAGTTTCTACTTGACCATTACCCTCAAATTTTACTGCTTTACTATTAAATTTGAAGTTAACGCCATTTTCTTCATGCACTTGTTGAAATCTTTTACCGATTTGCTCACCAAAAATTTTCTTCAAAGGCACATCGTCTGGTGAGACAATAGTGACATCAAAGCCTTGCTGAGTTAGCGCTGCTGCTGTTTCCATGCCAATAAAACTAGAGCCAATCACCACCGCTCGTCCCTTTGACTCGGCAGCTGTCAAAATATGATTAGCATCCTCAAAACTACGTAATGTAAAGATGTTTCGTAAATCTGCACCAGGAACATCTAGCTGACGTGGCTTGCCGCCTGTGGCTACTAACAGCGCATCATAGCTCAATGAATCACCATTGCTAAAGGTGAGTTTTTTTGCTGTTGTGTCTACTTGCTTGACTTGCTGATTTAACAGCACTTCAATATGATGTTCATCATAAAACTCTGGCGATCGCAGTGGCATTTCCTCTGGAGATGCCTTACCTGCTAAGTAAGCTTTACTCAGTTTAGTGCGATCGTAAGGCAGTTTATCTTCTTTGGTAATCATCACAATGCGCCCCTGATATCCAGCAGTTCGCAAAGTTTCTGCGGCGTGAGTACCTGCTGTGCCTGCACCTAAGATGACAAATGTTCGCCCATCAATGTTAGGGTCGAATTGTGCCATATCTGGCGATCGCAATCCTGTGGTATTTTCTGGTACGCTAACAATGACGTTTTCTCCTTCTACCCGCACTTCATAACAAGCTAAAGCATCCAAACCAGGGGGTTGGTTTTGATCGCCATTTGTCACATCAAAACAGGCATTATGCCACGGACAAACTACATGATGTCCACTCAATACACCTTTCGCCAGAGGCGCACCATAATGACTACAATGTGCGCCAATGGCATAAAACTTGCCATCTAATTTGTTCAG contains the following coding sequences:
- a CDS encoding FAD-dependent oxidoreductase, whose product is MKYIEAIAANVNDLKDGDMRQVRVGEKEVLLNKLDGKFYAIGAHCSHYGAPLAKGVLSGHHVVCPWHNACFDVTNGDQNQPPGLDALACYEVRVEGENVIVSVPENTTGLRSPDMAQFDPNIDGRTFVILGAGTAGTHAAETLRTAGYQGRIVMITKEDKLPYDRTKLSKAYLAGKASPEEMPLRSPEFYDEHHIEVLLNQQVKQVDTTAKKLTFSNGDSLSYDALLVATGGKPRQLDVPGADLRNIFTLRSFEDANHILTAAESKGRAVVIGSSFIGMETAAALTQQGFDVTIVSPDDVPLKKIFGEQIGKRFQQVHEENGVNFKFNSKAVKFEGNGQVETVILDNGDRLAANIVIIGIGVQPATDFLQDVNLHPKDHSVVVDEYLRAADGLYIAGDIARYLDWRTGESIRVEHWRVAAQQGRIAAHNMAGKSVKFRGLPFFWTMQFKFPLRYVGHAESWDEIIIDGDLQKQEFIAFYVAKNQVLAVATSHRDQETAAISELMRLNQMPSIDELRNGKVDFVNRARSN